The following coding sequences lie in one Polynucleobacter necessarius genomic window:
- a CDS encoding adenine phosphoribosyltransferase, with product MNLLDYLPGAPDFPKPGILFRDISPLLANPAAFKEAIHQLDELAQQFDYTHIVGIESRGFIFGSALAHHSHKGLALARKPNKLPLASRREAYGLEYGSNALEIQESTLPKAARVLLLDDVLATGGTLIAADKLLRSAGFEVCGAITLLEITFLNGNQLLSKNNLSHQSVLKS from the coding sequence ATGAATTTATTAGATTATCTACCCGGAGCTCCGGATTTTCCAAAACCAGGCATTCTCTTTAGGGATATCTCTCCTTTATTAGCCAATCCAGCAGCCTTTAAAGAGGCAATTCACCAGCTTGATGAATTAGCCCAGCAGTTTGATTACACCCATATTGTGGGTATTGAGTCACGTGGCTTTATCTTTGGCTCCGCTCTAGCTCATCATTCACATAAAGGATTGGCCCTAGCCAGAAAGCCCAATAAACTTCCTTTAGCCAGTCGCCGCGAGGCCTACGGACTGGAATACGGTAGCAATGCTTTGGAAATTCAAGAATCTACCCTACCTAAAGCCGCTAGAGTTTTACTCCTAGATGATGTTTTAGCAACCGGCGGGACCTTAATTGCTGCTGATAAGTTGCTACGCAGTGCAGGCTTTGAAGTGTGTGGCGCCATCACTCTGTTGGAAATTACCTTTCTAAATGGCAATCAACTACTCAGTAAAAACAATCTTAGCCATCAATCTGTATTGAAAAGCTAG
- a CDS encoding bifunctional hydroxymethylpyrimidine kinase/phosphomethylpyrimidine kinase, with amino-acid sequence MKSLLPTSVQIPKVLIIAGSDSGGGAGLQADLKVVTALGGYGMSVIMAIIAQSTLGVTRIQDVDLDIVEAQIDAVLIDIGVDIVKIGMLANPEIVRIVAKSLRRHGVKCIVLDPVLRATSGASLGGDDTAQAMISELFQMASLITPNLDETLASWA; translated from the coding sequence ATGAAATCACTTCTTCCCACTTCTGTGCAGATCCCCAAAGTACTGATTATTGCTGGGTCAGATAGTGGCGGTGGGGCTGGGCTACAAGCTGATCTCAAGGTTGTTACAGCCTTGGGTGGCTACGGCATGTCCGTGATTATGGCGATAATTGCTCAAAGTACCTTGGGTGTGACGCGTATTCAGGACGTTGATTTGGATATTGTTGAGGCCCAGATTGACGCTGTTTTGATCGATATCGGGGTGGATATTGTCAAAATTGGGATGCTCGCAAATCCAGAAATCGTTCGAATAGTTGCTAAATCCCTGCGCCGCCACGGTGTAAAATGTATCGTTCTTGACCCTGTATTGCGTGCTACCTCGGGCGCGAGCTTGGGGGGTGACGATACTGCCCAAGCCATGATTTCAGAATTATTTCAAATGGCATCGCTGATTACGCCAAATTTAGATGAGACCCTTGCTTCTTGGGCGTGA
- a CDS encoding DUF2147 domain-containing protein, with the protein MLTKYSITFLSAFLLLFAGNVFAQSSDPAIGVWKTIDDKTNEAASLIKIEQVNGALEGTIVKTFQKPNEKPLVYCNLCKDERKDKPPSLE; encoded by the coding sequence ATGCTTACCAAATACTCGATTACATTTCTTTCAGCCTTCCTTTTACTCTTCGCTGGAAATGTTTTTGCCCAATCTTCAGATCCGGCAATTGGTGTTTGGAAAACGATTGATGACAAAACAAACGAAGCCGCTTCATTAATCAAAATTGAACAAGTGAATGGTGCGCTTGAGGGAACGATTGTTAAAACATTTCAAAAACCAAATGAAAAGCCACTGGTGTACTGCAACCTATGCAAAGATGAGCGTAAAGATAAGCCCCCATCATTGGAATGA
- a CDS encoding PAS domain-containing protein: protein MSKQGLDVSETPRDASFCSHAILHEGIFVVNNAIEDSLFKSNPLVLGPPNIRFYAGVPLTSPDGYRIGTMCIIDTKARRLSSDEESDLIGFAQIAQELISKRGPQHHLETLLDQAMEGLFEINPEHSFIYINEFGANLLGYEKEELLGKRLDSIFPSKRYDGSPYLLTNFVDKIAASNTPISRDEESLVKKDGQTISATCNFFPVFRAGKVVNILMSFRDNFERDALRAEVQWQRESIDKILDTRISVLGLRGTRKRSQN from the coding sequence ATGTCCAAGCAGGGTTTGGATGTTAGTGAAACCCCAAGAGATGCTTCCTTTTGCAGTCATGCCATCTTGCACGAAGGAATTTTTGTCGTTAACAATGCTATTGAAGACTCTCTCTTTAAAAGTAATCCACTGGTATTAGGTCCGCCAAATATTCGTTTTTATGCTGGTGTACCCTTAACAAGTCCTGATGGTTATCGGATTGGCACGATGTGTATCATCGATACCAAGGCAAGAAGATTATCATCGGATGAAGAATCTGACTTGATCGGTTTTGCACAAATAGCCCAAGAACTCATTAGCAAAAGAGGGCCTCAGCATCACCTTGAAACATTGCTTGATCAGGCAATGGAGGGTCTATTTGAAATTAATCCAGAACATAGTTTCATCTATATCAATGAATTTGGTGCCAACCTTTTGGGCTATGAGAAGGAAGAGTTGCTGGGCAAAAGATTGGATTCAATTTTTCCTTCAAAGAGGTACGACGGTAGTCCGTATTTGTTAACTAACTTCGTAGATAAGATTGCAGCATCCAATACGCCGATTAGTCGGGACGAGGAGAGCCTGGTTAAAAAGGACGGGCAAACTATTAGTGCAACATGTAACTTTTTCCCAGTTTTTAGAGCGGGTAAAGTCGTCAATATCTTAATGTCGTTCCGGGACAACTTTGAGAGGGATGCTTTGCGTGCTGAAGTTCAGTGGCAACGTGAGAGTATCGACAAGATTCTAGATACAAGGATCTCCGTCCTAGGATTGCGCGGCACCAGAAAAAGATCGCAAAATTAA
- a CDS encoding DUF883 family protein, giving the protein MTTKKLDHSEMHLDKPAGAEQLIGEFKSLMADAEALIKATEDHPGDAISSIRNKALESLAGAKESLSSVEGKVLDKAKVAAEGADDFVHRNPWEAVGVAAGLGLLIGLFIGRR; this is encoded by the coding sequence ATGACCACTAAGAAATTGGATCATTCGGAAATGCATCTAGACAAGCCAGCCGGCGCAGAACAACTCATTGGAGAATTCAAGTCTTTGATGGCGGATGCCGAGGCTTTAATTAAGGCTACGGAAGATCATCCTGGTGATGCAATTAGTTCTATTCGCAACAAGGCTCTTGAGTCATTGGCTGGCGCCAAAGAAAGTCTCTCAAGCGTCGAGGGTAAGGTATTAGATAAAGCAAAGGTAGCTGCAGAAGGCGCAGATGATTTTGTTCATCGTAATCCCTGGGAGGCGGTTGGCGTAGCTGCAGGCTTAGGATTGCTCATTGGCCTATTTATTGGGCGTCGCTAA
- a CDS encoding DUF2147 domain-containing protein, protein MTELKRDKLGTWSDGKILDPEEGEVYRVKIVTEDGKKMDVRGYIDVPLLGRTQVWHKVEQ, encoded by the coding sequence ATGACCGAACTCAAGCGTGATAAGCTAGGCACTTGGTCAGACGGTAAAATTCTAGATCCAGAAGAAGGTGAAGTTTATCGAGTCAAAATCGTTACTGAAGATGGCAAAAAAATGGATGTTCGTGGCTATATCGACGTTCCATTGCTTGGTAGGACTCAGGTTTGGCACAAAGTCGAACAATAG
- a CDS encoding peptidase U32 family protein, whose product MTKIPELLAPAGNLNMLRAAFDFGADAIYAGQPRYSLRVRNNDFGKIEVLKQGIDIAHDMGKKFYLVSNLLPHGAKTRTYIKDMSSVVALGPDALIMSDPGLIMMAREAWPDIPIHLSVQANTVNGASAKFWHSVGISRVILSRELSFDEIEEVRQDCPEMELEVFVHGALCIAYSGRCLLSGYMSHRDSNQGACTNACRWDYKVKPGQQNTSGDVVLLQEARRPDDLMPMEEDEHGTYIMNSKDLRAIEHIERLTKMGVDSFKIEGRTKSPYYVSRTVQAYRSAINDAVQGKPFNTTLLGNLEGLANRGYTDGFYERHHDKEYQLYMRGHSLSGRSLYVGETLDIDSATGRVKVDVKNRFSVGDRLEIIEPHGNQDLVLEKMWNMSDKLIDVAPGSGHFVWLELPLKSKHAFIARYTQDPAKAEESACSSCGE is encoded by the coding sequence ATGACTAAAATTCCTGAACTTTTGGCGCCTGCCGGCAACCTCAACATGCTTCGCGCCGCTTTTGACTTCGGTGCGGATGCTATTTATGCCGGACAACCTCGTTATTCCCTACGGGTTCGCAATAATGACTTTGGCAAGATAGAAGTTCTCAAGCAAGGAATTGATATCGCCCATGATATGGGTAAAAAGTTTTATTTGGTTTCTAATTTATTGCCCCATGGTGCAAAAACACGCACCTATATCAAAGATATGTCATCAGTTGTTGCGCTCGGACCAGATGCTCTCATCATGTCCGACCCTGGTCTCATCATGATGGCGCGTGAAGCTTGGCCTGATATACCAATTCATTTATCGGTTCAAGCAAATACTGTTAACGGCGCTTCTGCAAAGTTTTGGCACTCGGTTGGCATTAGCCGCGTCATTTTATCTCGCGAACTTTCTTTTGATGAAATTGAAGAGGTTCGTCAAGATTGTCCAGAGATGGAGCTAGAAGTGTTTGTTCATGGCGCACTTTGTATTGCGTATTCGGGGCGATGCTTATTGTCAGGCTATATGTCTCACCGCGACTCCAACCAAGGTGCTTGTACTAATGCCTGTCGCTGGGATTACAAAGTAAAACCTGGACAACAAAATACTAGTGGTGATGTTGTTCTTCTTCAAGAAGCGCGCCGACCTGATGATCTCATGCCTATGGAAGAAGATGAGCATGGCACATACATCATGAACTCAAAAGATCTCAGAGCCATTGAGCATATTGAGCGCCTTACTAAGATGGGGGTCGACTCTTTTAAGATAGAGGGAAGAACCAAATCACCTTATTACGTATCACGAACTGTTCAAGCCTACCGATCTGCGATCAATGATGCCGTACAAGGGAAGCCTTTTAATACCACCCTGCTCGGGAATTTAGAGGGATTGGCGAATCGTGGTTATACCGATGGCTTTTATGAGCGTCATCACGATAAAGAGTACCAACTGTATATGCGCGGACACTCGCTTTCTGGTAGAAGTCTTTATGTTGGAGAAACATTGGACATTGATTCCGCTACCGGTCGTGTGAAGGTGGACGTCAAGAACCGATTCTCAGTTGGCGACAGGCTTGAAATTATTGAACCCCATGGTAATCAAGACTTAGTGCTTGAAAAAATGTGGAATATGAGTGATAAACTTATTGACGTAGCCCCAGGATCGGGTCACTTTGTCTGGCTAGAGCTGCCCCTCAAAAGCAAGCATGCGTTTATTGCACGATATACCCAAGATCCAGCAAAAGCAGAAGAAAGCGCCTGTTCTTCTTGCGGCGAATAA
- a CDS encoding DUF2252 domain-containing protein, translating into MDACWSVHLLRGSAVLMADDLSRTLNTDLYVQACGDCHLLNFGAYATPERKLVFDINDFDETLPAPWEWDVKRLATSFVVAGQDNQIDTEVARLVAKACVRSYRENLRKYSKLSPLELWYKQLDLAKFAQKAPTKKAKLYREELIKRAESRVAEYLFPKITTEVDGKKRLIDQLPLIFHQNEDFEAQAKQVISDYREFLRDDRKILMDRYQLEDIAVKVEGIGSVGARCFVALFMTSNDEPLLLQVKEARPSVLEPYAGKSNYEKHGQRVVFGQRLTQFSSDIFLGWARGPKGRDFYVRQLRDMKVSFTFDEVTPLRLKNYAKYCGQALARSHAKSGNAGP; encoded by the coding sequence ATGGACGCATGTTGGTCAGTCCATTTATTAAGGGGTTCTGCTGTGCTGATGGCGGACGATTTATCAAGGACGCTAAATACCGACCTATATGTTCAGGCTTGTGGAGATTGCCATTTATTAAATTTTGGCGCCTATGCAACACCAGAAAGAAAATTAGTTTTTGATATTAATGATTTTGATGAAACCTTACCCGCCCCTTGGGAGTGGGATGTTAAGCGTTTAGCAACAAGCTTTGTGGTCGCTGGACAAGATAACCAAATTGATACTGAAGTTGCGCGCCTTGTTGCTAAAGCATGTGTACGTTCTTATCGCGAGAATCTTCGTAAGTACTCAAAGTTAAGTCCATTAGAGCTTTGGTATAAGCAATTGGATTTAGCTAAATTTGCTCAGAAAGCGCCCACCAAGAAGGCAAAACTGTATCGAGAGGAATTAATCAAGCGTGCCGAAAGCAGGGTGGCTGAATACTTATTTCCTAAAATCACAACAGAGGTCGATGGAAAAAAGAGATTAATTGATCAGCTCCCCTTGATATTCCATCAGAATGAAGATTTCGAGGCGCAAGCAAAGCAGGTAATATCGGATTATCGGGAGTTCTTGCGCGACGACCGCAAAATCTTAATGGATCGCTACCAGTTGGAGGATATCGCTGTAAAAGTGGAGGGTATTGGTAGTGTTGGAGCACGTTGCTTTGTAGCTCTATTTATGACGAGCAATGATGAGCCGCTGTTACTGCAAGTTAAAGAGGCTCGCCCATCCGTGCTCGAGCCCTATGCAGGCAAGAGTAATTATGAGAAGCATGGTCAGCGCGTCGTATTTGGACAACGCTTAACTCAATTTTCTTCCGATATATTTTTGGGTTGGGCAAGGGGGCCTAAAGGTAGAGACTTTTATGTACGTCAATTGCGAGATATGAAGGTATCTTTTACATTTGATGAGGTAACGCCCCTAAGGCTCAAGAACTACGCTAAGTATTGCGGGCAAGCCTTAGCCCGATCTCATGCGAAGTCGGGTAATGCGGGGCCATGA
- a CDS encoding aspartate kinase: MALIVHKYGGTSMGSTERIANVAKRVAKWMRAGHQVVVVPSAMSGETNRLLDLAKEINPEANPRELDQIASTGEQVSSGLLALALMREGIDAVSYAGWQVTVHTDSSFTKARIKSIDDQKILKDLNAGRAVVVTGFQGVDPEGNITTLGRGGSDTSAVAMAAALKADECLIYTDVDGVYTTDPRVCEDARRLDKITFEEMLEMAGLGSKVLQIRSVEFAGKYKVKTRVLSSLTGPLMPLDQEMKSGTLITFEEDSTMEAAVISGIAFAHDEAKLTVLGAPDRPGIAYQILGPIADANIDVDIIIQNQSVEGKTDFTFTVPRADYQKALDILKGTVQQAHIEAKEISGDPKVSKVSVVGVGMRSHVGIASKMFRTLSEEGINILMISTSEIKISVVIDEKYMELAVRALHKAFELDQK, encoded by the coding sequence ATGGCTCTTATCGTTCATAAATATGGTGGCACCTCAATGGGCTCAACAGAGCGCATTGCCAATGTTGCTAAACGCGTTGCCAAGTGGATGCGTGCTGGTCACCAAGTAGTGGTAGTGCCTTCGGCTATGTCCGGCGAGACTAATCGCTTGCTTGACCTAGCAAAGGAAATCAATCCGGAAGCAAATCCACGTGAGCTTGATCAAATTGCCTCAACTGGTGAGCAGGTCAGCTCTGGTTTATTGGCATTAGCTTTGATGCGTGAGGGCATTGATGCTGTGAGCTATGCCGGTTGGCAGGTGACGGTTCATACCGACTCATCCTTTACCAAAGCTCGCATCAAGAGCATTGATGACCAAAAGATTTTGAAAGATCTGAATGCTGGTCGTGCAGTAGTAGTGACAGGCTTTCAGGGTGTAGATCCTGAAGGCAACATCACCACATTAGGCCGCGGCGGCTCTGATACCTCAGCAGTAGCGATGGCAGCTGCCCTTAAGGCGGATGAGTGTTTGATCTATACCGATGTGGATGGTGTCTACACGACGGATCCACGCGTTTGTGAAGATGCACGTCGCTTAGACAAGATTACTTTTGAAGAGATGCTAGAAATGGCTGGCTTAGGTTCAAAGGTATTGCAGATTCGCTCAGTTGAGTTTGCAGGTAAGTACAAAGTTAAAACACGGGTGTTGTCTTCATTGACAGGCCCATTAATGCCTTTAGACCAAGAGATGAAGTCAGGCACCTTGATTACATTTGAAGAGGACAGCACTATGGAAGCCGCAGTTATTTCCGGCATCGCCTTTGCGCATGATGAAGCGAAGCTTACCGTTCTTGGAGCTCCTGATCGCCCAGGTATTGCATATCAAATTTTGGGCCCCATTGCGGATGCCAATATTGATGTGGATATCATCATTCAGAATCAATCTGTTGAAGGCAAGACTGACTTTACCTTTACAGTGCCACGCGCTGACTACCAAAAAGCGCTGGATATTCTCAAGGGCACAGTTCAACAAGCACACATTGAAGCAAAAGAAATCTCTGGTGATCCAAAGGTTTCTAAAGTTTCAGTGGTTGGCGTAGGCATGCGTTCCCACGTTGGTATTGCGAGCAAGATGTTCCGTACTTTGTCAGAAGAGGGTATCAATATCTTGATGATCTCCACTAGCGAAATCAAGATCTCAGTCGTGATTGATGAGAAGTACATGGAATTGGCGGTACGTGCCTTGCATAAGGCGTTTGAATTGGATCAGAAGTAA
- a CDS encoding Smr/MutS family protein, translating into MTQQAECPDCGNPRLLFNQCPHCGSENLPILGTDTVEFNIKQDGPYVEEALERLTDYLRKSLELGIKAVIVVHGYGSRGEGGRIKWAIHDALENNCYSDRVDEYHFGEDVAFGSEAYHVLLRRRPGLKRYLRRFKEGNAGITFLLLGALMLEVLRIGIHINKRFIN; encoded by the coding sequence GTGACACAACAAGCTGAGTGTCCTGATTGTGGAAATCCGCGGCTACTGTTTAATCAGTGCCCGCATTGCGGTTCTGAAAATTTACCTATTTTAGGTACTGATACAGTCGAGTTCAATATTAAGCAAGATGGGCCTTATGTGGAGGAGGCCTTAGAACGTCTTACTGATTATTTACGTAAGTCCCTGGAATTAGGTATCAAGGCAGTCATTGTGGTTCATGGCTATGGCTCTAGGGGTGAGGGTGGACGGATCAAATGGGCTATACATGATGCGCTTGAAAATAATTGTTATTCAGATCGTGTGGATGAATATCATTTTGGTGAAGATGTAGCTTTTGGCAGCGAGGCCTACCATGTCTTGTTGAGGAGACGTCCAGGATTAAAGCGATACCTTAGGCGTTTTAAAGAAGGTAATGCTGGCATTACCTTCTTATTGCTGGGCGCACTCATGTTAGAAGTGCTTAGAATAGGCATACACATTAATAAGCGCTTTATCAATTAG
- a CDS encoding YqjK-like family protein, with protein MSVKLKALEAHRHELQTQSRKERQEFAEHFEAWEKPLSWADKGIDAIHFLKNNPILWSSAFAALAHYKPKLASKALAVGWGAMKILKTAKKLV; from the coding sequence ATGAGCGTCAAGTTAAAAGCCCTAGAAGCCCATCGTCACGAGCTGCAGACCCAGTCGCGCAAAGAGAGGCAGGAATTTGCAGAACACTTTGAAGCATGGGAAAAACCACTATCTTGGGCAGATAAGGGAATAGATGCAATACATTTTCTTAAAAATAACCCCATCCTTTGGAGTAGCGCATTTGCAGCGCTAGCGCATTACAAGCCAAAACTTGCTAGTAAAGCACTGGCGGTAGGTTGGGGCGCCATGAAGATTTTGAAGACGGCTAAAAAGTTGGTATAG
- a CDS encoding DUF2252 family protein encodes MISGYLGKSGVFDEAVSRFAVEYAKQNEKDYKQLLEAVRKGSIKAISQTDL; translated from the coding sequence ATGATTTCTGGATACCTTGGTAAATCAGGCGTATTTGATGAGGCTGTTAGTCGATTTGCTGTGGAATATGCCAAACAAAATGAAAAAGACTATAAGCAATTACTAGAGGCTGTTCGAAAAGGCAGTATCAAAGCTATTTCTCAAACAGATTTATAG
- a CDS encoding HD-GYP domain-containing protein: MKYSPIKRLNFVLIASICVGEALIMFVLPSFGRLSTIAVVILDVALLILIIIPLVRWIVIRPMKNYIHEIESAHHTIAAQKEQLLTTLNALAKAKDNDTGDHILRTQKYVEILAKCLQHMGCYPDVLTDHYIKTLVKVAPLHDLGKVGIPDHILNKQGRFTDEERTLMNSHPMIGESILTASQPDEINGALISMAIKVAGSHHERWDGKGYPRKISGQDIPIEARIMSVADVFDALVSDRPYKKGWPIEDVLSGSCQQKRLSFRSYGYRCIYR; the protein is encoded by the coding sequence ATGAAATACAGCCCAATTAAAAGGCTTAATTTTGTCTTGATAGCCAGCATCTGTGTTGGCGAAGCCTTAATTATGTTTGTATTACCATCTTTTGGGCGCTTATCAACTATAGCCGTCGTCATACTAGACGTCGCATTGCTCATTCTGATTATTATCCCGCTGGTGAGGTGGATAGTCATTCGACCCATGAAAAACTATATTCATGAAATAGAGTCTGCTCATCACACTATAGCGGCTCAAAAAGAGCAATTGCTAACCACCTTAAATGCTTTGGCTAAGGCTAAAGATAACGATACCGGCGATCATATTTTGCGCACCCAGAAATACGTCGAAATATTGGCTAAATGTCTACAGCATATGGGTTGCTATCCGGATGTACTGACTGACCACTATATTAAAACTTTGGTTAAAGTTGCGCCTTTGCATGATTTGGGAAAAGTAGGTATCCCAGACCATATTCTAAATAAGCAAGGACGCTTTACCGATGAAGAGAGGACTTTAATGAATAGTCATCCGATGATTGGCGAATCCATCTTGACCGCATCCCAGCCGGATGAAATTAATGGTGCGCTGATTTCTATGGCGATTAAGGTAGCGGGTTCACATCATGAGAGGTGGGACGGCAAGGGCTACCCAAGAAAGATCTCTGGCCAGGATATTCCTATTGAGGCCCGAATTATGTCAGTAGCCGATGTTTTTGATGCGCTCGTCAGCGATCGACCTTACAAAAAGGGGTGGCCTATAGAGGATGTTCTATCAGGAAGTTGTCAACAAAAGCGGCTCAGCTTTCGATCCTATGGTTATAGATGCATTTATCGCTGA
- a CDS encoding phage holin family protein codes for MSQENLLSSIKGLASTGASIAQTRLELLSIDVQIARAKFISLLVMIVSALFFLFFGLVMLALLIVIYSWEADRMLALGLLTAAFLSIGLIFAFLIAQSLRNMPKLFEASIAELSKDREALSK; via the coding sequence ATGTCACAAGAAAATTTACTTTCCTCTATTAAAGGCCTTGCTTCAACGGGAGCGTCGATTGCACAAACGCGTTTGGAATTACTATCGATTGATGTGCAAATTGCTAGAGCCAAATTTATCAGTCTGCTGGTGATGATCGTTAGCGCCTTATTCTTTTTATTTTTTGGTTTAGTCATGCTGGCCCTTCTAATTGTGATCTATAGCTGGGAGGCTGATCGAATGCTTGCTCTAGGTTTATTAACCGCAGCATTTTTATCTATCGGTTTGATTTTTGCCTTTCTCATTGCCCAATCTCTTCGCAATATGCCTAAATTATTTGAAGCTTCAATAGCAGAGTTAAGCAAAGATCGCGAGGCACTTTCTAAATGA
- a CDS encoding transporter: MLPYSELSTTKNLGLQNLNASAEGLSDPVIKFSANLYGAPALSEEEFKLYKQDLIIGAGVAASIPWGKYNNEQIVNVGGNRSLIKPGIGASQAIGAWRLEFAGMATIVYQEYELYGQQHPFAKPNLFD; the protein is encoded by the coding sequence TTGTTACCTTATTCCGAGCTCTCAACCACTAAAAACTTGGGGCTACAAAATCTCAATGCTTCTGCTGAGGGTTTATCGGATCCTGTGATCAAGTTTTCTGCCAATCTATATGGCGCTCCTGCACTTTCTGAAGAGGAATTTAAACTCTACAAGCAGGATCTGATTATTGGAGCCGGTGTCGCAGCTTCAATTCCTTGGGGCAAATACAACAACGAACAAATAGTCAATGTAGGTGGCAATCGTTCATTAATCAAGCCCGGTATAGGGGCATCCCAAGCCATTGGCGCCTGGCGCTTAGAGTTTGCCGGAATGGCGACGATCGTATACCAAGAATACGAGCTTTATGGGCAACAACACCCTTTCGCAAAACCCAATCTATTCGACTGA
- a CDS encoding bifunctional hydroxymethylpyrimidine kinase/phosphomethylpyrimidine kinase, giving the protein MRPLLLGRDIAGPNDFKLVAEELLEMGPQAVLIKGGHLDSTHTQITDYLMWRSIEDGLEIVQSKEFKHYRVNTVNAHGTGYSLASAIATYLADGHDLAHSVAKAIAYVEAGLEAGRFLSIGSGPRPLWHMHDFYPTALLDEKD; this is encoded by the coding sequence ATGAGACCCTTGCTTCTTGGGCGTGACATTGCGGGTCCAAATGACTTTAAATTGGTTGCAGAAGAATTACTAGAGATGGGGCCGCAGGCAGTGTTGATTAAAGGTGGTCACCTAGATAGTACGCATACTCAAATTACTGATTACCTCATGTGGCGCAGTATTGAAGATGGTCTTGAGATCGTTCAGTCAAAAGAATTTAAGCACTATCGCGTCAACACTGTGAACGCGCATGGCACTGGCTATTCTTTGGCATCAGCAATAGCTACCTATCTCGCAGATGGTCATGATCTTGCTCATTCTGTTGCAAAGGCAATTGCTTATGTCGAAGCTGGGTTGGAAGCTGGTCGCTTTCTAAGCATTGGTTCAGGTCCGAGACCTTTATGGCATATGCATGACTTTTATCCAACTGCCTTGCTTGACGAAAAAGACTAA
- the thiE gene encoding thiamine phosphate synthase encodes MNPNAFAECPKRLGLYGVMPDADWVKRMVEAEIPTVQLRFKSEDKAKIRKQIKESVAAVKDSKILLFINDYWREAIDAGAYGVHLGQEDMELADLDEIRSAGLRLGLSTHGYAELAYADRFCPSCIAMGAVFPTNLKKMPTAPQGLGRLYQYAKLMSHYPLVAIGGIDQDSIHAVSKSGVGSVAVVRTITQAKDPHAAVKHLQELMQA; translated from the coding sequence ATGAATCCCAATGCGTTTGCTGAGTGCCCTAAGCGCTTAGGCTTGTATGGCGTGATGCCCGATGCTGATTGGGTCAAACGTATGGTCGAGGCAGAGATTCCAACCGTACAACTACGATTTAAATCTGAAGATAAAGCCAAAATCAGAAAACAAATTAAAGAATCCGTTGCGGCAGTAAAAGACAGCAAGATCTTACTCTTTATTAATGATTATTGGCGAGAAGCCATTGATGCAGGCGCTTATGGCGTGCATTTAGGTCAAGAGGATATGGAGCTTGCAGATCTTGATGAAATTCGGTCAGCAGGTCTAAGACTTGGACTCAGTACTCATGGCTATGCAGAACTTGCGTATGCCGATCGCTTTTGCCCAAGCTGCATTGCAATGGGCGCTGTTTTTCCAACGAACCTAAAGAAGATGCCAACTGCACCACAAGGTCTGGGGCGTCTGTATCAATATGCAAAGCTCATGAGTCACTATCCCTTGGTGGCAATTGGTGGCATTGACCAGGACAGCATACATGCAGTTTCAAAAAGTGGTGTTGGCTCAGTGGCTGTTGTAAGAACAATTACACAAGCCAAAGATCCGCATGCAGCCGTTAAACATCTGCAAGAATTAATGCAGGCTTAA
- a CDS encoding EF-hand domain-containing protein yields the protein MSKLDPNNDKKITKEEALKAGMPQAVFIKIDKDKNGEISITELDVYRSQNNSIAPLDSDKDQKISKAEAIKAGMTEQEFTILDKDNNGYITQAEWDSGYWIIW from the coding sequence TTGTCAAAGCTTGATCCAAACAATGATAAGAAAATAACTAAAGAGGAAGCCCTTAAAGCTGGTATGCCTCAAGCTGTTTTTATAAAAATTGATAAAGATAAAAACGGGGAAATTAGTATCACCGAGCTAGATGTCTATAGATCACAAAACAATTCCATTGCGCCCTTAGATAGCGATAAAGACCAAAAAATTAGCAAAGCAGAGGCAATTAAAGCTGGCATGACCGAGCAAGAATTCACCATCTTAGATAAAGATAACAACGGCTACATTACCCAAGCTGAATGGGATTCTGGTTATTGGATCATCTGGTAA